A segment of the Streptomyces sp. NBC_01235 genome:
CAGCCCGGTGGTGATCAGCACCGAGATGACGACCAGCGCACCCAGCTTCGTCTTGATCGAGAACGGGCGCACGCCGCCCCACGGCTCCCCGGGGCCGGGAGCGGGGCTTCTCGGTCCGTCCGGCCCGGAGCTCATGGCGTCGGGGTCTCCAGCGCGTACCCGACACCGTGCACGGTGCGGATCCGCTCGGCGCCGATCTTCCGGCGCAGCGCCTTGATGTGGCTGTCGACCGTGCGGGTGCCGGAGGCGTCCGCCCAGTCCCAGACCTCGGCCAGCAGCTGCTCACGGGAGAGCACGGCGCGCGGGGTGTTCGCCAGGCAGACCAGCAGGTCGAACTCGGTGGGCGTGAGGTGCACGTCCTCCGAGCGGACCCGCACCCGGCGCTGCGCGTGGTCGATCTCCAGCTCGCCGAGCCGCAGGATCCCGCTGCGGGGCGTGGTGGCCGCGATCGCGGCCCGCTCCACCCGACGCAGCAGCACGTGCACGCGTGCCGCCAGCTCCCGCATCGAGAAGGGCTTGGTCATGTAGTCGTCGGCGCCCACGCCGAGCCCGACCAGCATGTCGGTCTCGTCGTCGCGCGCGGTGAGCATCAGCACCGGCACCGGACGGGCGGCCTGCACACGACGGCAGACCTCCAGACCGTCGAAGCCGGGCAGCATGATGTCGAGGATCAGCAGGTCTGGCTGCCAGGCCTCGGCGGTGTCGACGGCCGCCGGGCCGTCACCCGCCGTTTGCACGAGGAATCCCTCTGCGCGCAGGCGGGCCGCGATGGCGTCGACGATCGTCGGGTCGTCCTCGACCACCAGGACGCGCCGCTGCGCTCCCGGAGTCGCCGTCGCCGTGCTGTTGTGTGCGGTGTGTGTCTGCTCCATGGCCCGCCCCTGAGTGTGCTTTCCGGAACCAGTGGGGTGATCCCTTGTCTGCGCATGACTGCGGTTGACGCGTAAATGATCGGCGTCAGGGGTGCAGCGTACGGCGAGTCACCACGGCTTTGCTATCCAGGTCGGACGGCGAGGTGCACAACGTCCGGCACGCCTCGGGCAACCGGGATCTCTTCGGTACGCACCTGTTGGAACCCGGCATTCCCCAAGGTTCCCTCGAATTCCGGAGAGGGCTGGGCCGACCACACCGCGAGTACGCCACCAGGTCTCAACACCCGTGCGCAGCTTGCGAGTCCGGCCGCGGAGTACAGGCTGCCGTTGCCCTCGGTGACGGTCCAGCCGGGCCCGTTGTCGATGTCGAGGCACACCGCGTCGAACGTGTCGCATGTCTCATTGACGTAGTCGAGCAGATCCGTTTCGACGATCTTCGTCCGGCGGTCGGCGAGCGCTGGCCCGGAGACGGCGGACAGCGGGCCGTCGAGGTGCCAGTCGATGACGGCGCGCTCGCGCTCCACGACCGTGACGTCGCCCCAGCGGGGATCGGCGGCGGCGTGCGCGAGGGAGAAGCCGACGCCCAGGCCGCCGATGAGCAGGCCGGGCGAAGGGCTGCTGCCGGGGCGGGTGTTCAGCGCGGCCAGCGCGGCGTCGACCAGCAGTCGTTCCGAACGGCCGTCCGAGGTGTCCATCAGGAAGCAGCCGTTGGCGATGATCTGGAGCAACTCCCCGTGCCTGCGCAGGACGACCTCACCGTAGGGGCCCTCGCGGCGGTCCAGGACTTCGGGTGCGCCGGGGATGTCGTACGGGATGGGCATCGGTCCATCCTGGCACCTCCGTGACGGTTTGTTGAGGGAATTGCGTGCGCGACGGGTGGGATTGACGCACGTCTGTTCGCAAAAGGCTCGGAGTGGGTTCGAAGTGGGTTCGGAGTGAGTGGGTTCGGAGTGGGTTCGGAGTGCATGAGAAACAGCGGAGAGAACTCTCAGAGGTTTCTGTGAATAGACGCAGGCGTGGCGTCGGTCACAGACAGCGGACGGGCGGGCCGCGAAGGGTGGGGTGAAACGGAAGGAGCGCGTCACGGTGGAAAGCACGGCACCGGCCACGAGCCCGCCCTTGCCCGACGTCTCCGGGCTGCCCGATGTCTCCGGGCTGTTGGACGGCATCCCGGGCCAGCGCGCCCCCCGAATCGCCGAGCCGCCGCTCGGGGCGGGTCCCTGCCCCGCCCCCCGCCCCCGGTTCCGCATCCCCGCTCCCTTCACCCTCGCGTACGCCGCCGTCCTCGCCGTCACCTCGTTCTTCGCCGAGCACGCCGACCCCGCCCTGGTGTACGCCCTGCACCAGGGCTCCAGCACCGACGTGGCGCACCTGTGGCAGACGCCGGTGCTGGTGCTGGTGGCCAGCGCGCTGTGGGTGGCGGGCGGCTTCGCCTCGCCGTTCACGCTCGGCTTCCTGGTCGTCCTCACCGCCCTGGAGCGGCGCATGGGCGGCGTCCGTACGGCGGTCGTCTTCCTGCTCGGGCATGTCCTGGCCACTCTCGCGACCGAGGTCCCGGTGGGCCTGGCCGTGCTCGTGGGCAGGCTGCCCGACAGCTCGCTGCACCGCCTCGACTACGGCATCAGCTTCGGTGTCGCCGCGAGCGTCGGCGCCCTGGCGGGACTGCTCAAGCCCTGGTTGCGCTGGCCCCTGCTCGCCGCCTTCGGCGGGATGCTGTTGCAGGACCTGATCGCCTTCACCGACCCGATGACGAACTGGGGCCACCTGTTCGCGCTGGCGATAGGCGTCGCCACCTGGCCGTGGGTGCGGCGCTGGAGTCGCGCTCACTCCTCCGGCCGGGTGAACGCGGCGTAGCCGCCTGCCGCGTCCAGGGCGGCGAGCGTGCCGTGGTGGGGTGCGGCGTCGTCCCGGCCGGACGGTGGACACTCGTTCCATGTGATCACGCGGGCCTCGGTGGTGGTCGTCGGTCCAAGTCGCCGTATCCCCCTGAGCGGTCGCCTTGGGCATCACGCCACTGGACCGACGGAAGGGGCCGGGCGAGGCCGCGTTGCCGGCGACCGCCCTGCGGGCGCACGCGGACGGCGCGCCCGTCCGCGCCACCCCCTTGGGCGCTCCGAGCCCCTGTCACCCCCAGGTCGTACCGGGGCCGGGCAGGTCCTGGTGCCGTGGCAGGCACCGTTTGCCCGTGAAGGAGCGGCATCCGGTGCGTGCTCTGGGGTCCTCCCGGCCGAAGGCCCTCGTACGCGACGTACGTGGGTCTTCGGCCGGTGCGGGGAGTGGGGGCACATCCCGCGCCCTTGAGGCAGTGGGGGAGTGTGCCGGGCGTCGCGCCGGGGCGAACCGTCGCCTGTCACGGCACCAGGGCGCTTCTGACGGCTCTTGAAGTTGTCCCCCGCCCGAAACGGATGCGCCTGGCGAGGCAACCGTCGCCTCACGAGGCGCCCCGCGCCAAGCCGATCGGGTCAACCGGCAGCAGACCAAGAGCCGTCAGAAGCGCCCTAGTCGTCGTACTTGACCGTGCCGTCCTCGCGCAGGGTCGGGTGGAGCTTCATGGGGCCGTACTCGTCGACGTCCGACGGGCGGGGCGGCTCGGGGCCGTCCGGGCCCAGGCGGACCATCCGCTCGACGCGGCAGATCCGGAACACCCGGTCCTCCACGCGCGCCTCGTCGGCCCGGCCGGCGGCCCGGAAGGCCTCCGCGGCCCGCGCGTACAGAGCCTTCTTCCGCTCGTCGAAGCGGTAGAGCATCGCCCAGACGCGGGCCATCCCCTCGTACAGCGTGCGGCGGGCCTCGTGCGGGGTCGCCGACAGGGATCCGCACGGGGTCCACCCCGACTCTTCGCGTTCGGCCACCGAGAAGCCGACGGGCAGCCGGACCACGTCCGGGTGCGTCCTGGTCGCCCGCACGGAGTCCGCGCGCACGTCGGCGGGAAAACGGACGCCCGTGTACGTGAAGTCGCGCAGGCCCAGCCGCAGCGCGCCCGCCATCGGGCCCTCGTCCCGGCCGGGGTCCAGGACGTAGCCCACGTCCGGCGACGGGCCGGCGTTCTGGTCCTCCCAGGAGGGGGCCGCGGGCTCGGGGTCGGTGGGCCGGGGCGGCTCCAGGCCGTCGTCGCCGGTCCGGGCGAACT
Coding sequences within it:
- a CDS encoding response regulator transcription factor, translated to MEQTHTAHNSTATATPGAQRRVLVVEDDPTIVDAIAARLRAEGFLVQTAGDGPAAVDTAEAWQPDLLILDIMLPGFDGLEVCRRVQAARPVPVLMLTARDDETDMLVGLGVGADDYMTKPFSMRELAARVHVLLRRVERAAIAATTPRSGILRLGELEIDHAQRRVRVRSEDVHLTPTEFDLLVCLANTPRAVLSREQLLAEVWDWADASGTRTVDSHIKALRRKIGAERIRTVHGVGYALETPTP
- a CDS encoding spermidine synthase; its protein translation is MPIPYDIPGAPEVLDRREGPYGEVVLRRHGELLQIIANGCFLMDTSDGRSERLLVDAALAALNTRPGSSPSPGLLIGGLGVGFSLAHAAADPRWGDVTVVERERAVIDWHLDGPLSAVSGPALADRRTKIVETDLLDYVNETCDTFDAVCLDIDNGPGWTVTEGNGSLYSAAGLASCARVLRPGGVLAVWSAQPSPEFEGTLGNAGFQQVRTEEIPVARGVPDVVHLAVRPG
- a CDS encoding rhomboid-like protein, whose amino-acid sequence is MESTAPATSPPLPDVSGLPDVSGLLDGIPGQRAPRIAEPPLGAGPCPAPRPRFRIPAPFTLAYAAVLAVTSFFAEHADPALVYALHQGSSTDVAHLWQTPVLVLVASALWVAGGFASPFTLGFLVVLTALERRMGGVRTAVVFLLGHVLATLATEVPVGLAVLVGRLPDSSLHRLDYGISFGVAASVGALAGLLKPWLRWPLLAAFGGMLLQDLIAFTDPMTNWGHLFALAIGVATWPWVRRWSRAHSSGRVNAA
- a CDS encoding DUF5954 family protein — translated: MTDDWKRRLDALHAELVRRDDPVAWVTEADAVEASRRYPHIALRGPVFGIAARDPAAAETGWCLLKPVVDAMPQQARDGLNSHLWFKAKDGTDDPAVRRELLAAVAVLERAPADEVEALGVRYRVVRGDEFARTGDDGLEPPRPTDPEPAAPSWEDQNAGPSPDVGYVLDPGRDEGPMAGALRLGLRDFTYTGVRFPADVRADSVRATRTHPDVVRLPVGFSVAEREESGWTPCGSLSATPHEARRTLYEGMARVWAMLYRFDERKKALYARAAEAFRAAGRADEARVEDRVFRICRVERMVRLGPDGPEPPRPSDVDEYGPMKLHPTLREDGTVKYDD